The Synechococcus sp. BL107 nucleotide sequence GGGTTTGGCTCTGTTCTTCATGGTGATGCTGTTAACCCTGGTGAGGTTGGTGCTGGCGGGCGACCGATCCCTCATCTAAGGGTGCATTTGCCCAAGGGAGTGGCAAGCTGCCAATAAGCAGTGCTGAGCCAGGGATGTCCACGTCGGACACGATGATCGGTGTAGTGGGGGGCGGTCAGCTGGCGAGGATGCTGGTGCAAGCAGCTTCCGCACGGTCGATACCGATCGCAGTTCAAACTTCGTCTGCGAGTGATCCGGCTGCTGATGCTGCGGCCCGCATTGTGGAAGCTGATCCCCGTGATGTGGCAGGAACCCGCGAGCTGGTGGAGGGTTGTGAAGGAATCACCTTTGAAAATGAGTGGGTCAACATCGATGCGTTGATTCCCCTCGAACAACAGGGCGTTCGCTTTCGTCCTGCGTTGGCGGCTCTTGCTCCACTGGTTGACAAGTTGTCTCAGCGAACGTTGTTGGACGAATTAGCCATACCCAGTCCACCTTGGTGCCCCCTAAGTCTTATTTCTCCAGCGCAGCCATCTCTGCCGCCGGGCTGGAATTTCCCGGTGATGGCGAAAGCAGCCCGTGGCGGATACGACGGGAAGGGAACGATTGTTTTGGAAAATATTGATGCTCTGGCTCAGTTACTCCGATCGGTCGACATTTCTGATTGGCTTTTAGAAACGTGGGTGGATTATGAGCGCGAGCTTGCCCTGGTGGTGAGTCGAGATGCCAAGGGTCGTCTTCGGAGCTTTCCACTCGTGGAAACGCACCAACATGATCAAGTTTGCGACTGGGTCTTGGCACCAGCAGGAGTGGATCAGGCTGTCGAAGCTCTCGCCTACAACGTTGCGGCGTCCTTGCTTACAAAATTGAATTACGTGGGTGTGTTGGCCCTTGAATTCTTTTATGGACCTGCCGGATTACAGGTGAATGAAATTGCGCCTCGTACCCATAACTCCGGTCATTTCTCAATCGAAGCTTGTACGAGCAGTCAGTTTGATCAACAGGTGTGCATCGCAGCTGGGCTTCCAGTGCCAACGCCGGAACTGAGAAGTGATGGCGCATTGATGGTGAATCTTCTCGGCCTTAATCCAAGCCAGGCTGCCCCGCTTGAGCAGCGGTTGAGCGCGCTCCGTGAAATCCCCAATGCTCACCTTCATTGGTATGGAAAATCACCGGAGACCCCAGGCCGCAAACTCGGCCACATCACTGTGTTGTTGAACGCTAGTGATGCAGAACATTGTGAACTCCAAGCGAAGGACGTCTTAAACGTTGTGCGAGGAAT carries:
- a CDS encoding 5-(carboxyamino)imidazole ribonucleotide synthase, giving the protein MSTSDTMIGVVGGGQLARMLVQAASARSIPIAVQTSSASDPAADAAARIVEADPRDVAGTRELVEGCEGITFENEWVNIDALIPLEQQGVRFRPALAALAPLVDKLSQRTLLDELAIPSPPWCPLSLISPAQPSLPPGWNFPVMAKAARGGYDGKGTIVLENIDALAQLLRSVDISDWLLETWVDYERELALVVSRDAKGRLRSFPLVETHQHDQVCDWVLAPAGVDQAVEALAYNVAASLLTKLNYVGVLALEFFYGPAGLQVNEIAPRTHNSGHFSIEACTSSQFDQQVCIAAGLPVPTPELRSDGALMVNLLGLNPSQAAPLEQRLSALREIPNAHLHWYGKSPETPGRKLGHITVLLNASDAEHCELQAKDVLNVVRGIWPVFPSVQD